Proteins found in one Hevea brasiliensis isolate MT/VB/25A 57/8 chromosome 18, ASM3005281v1, whole genome shotgun sequence genomic segment:
- the LOC110673072 gene encoding uncharacterized protein LOC110673072 isoform X1, which produces MSDGYYNSKKTDDICEDVCGRQASGVALSMSRLKCILRGLDLKTYVFLFVVVPLGLFGLYLHGQKISYFLRPLWESPPKPFQIIPHYYHENVSMETLCRLHGWGIRESPRRVFDAVLFSNEVDILTIRWKELYPHITQFVLLESNSTFTGLPKPLVFGSNRDKFKFIESRLTYGTIGGRFRKGENPFVEEAYQRVVLDQLIRIAGIEDDDLLIMSDVDEIPSAHTINLLRWCDDIPPILHLQLRNYLYSFEYYVDNKSWRASVHNYRTGKTRYAHYRQADVLLSDSGWHCSFCFRYISDFIFKMKAYSHYDRVRFSHYLNPKRVQDVICKGADLFDMLPEEYTFKEIIGKMGPIPHSYSAVHLPSYLLNNADKYKYLLPGNCQRERG; this is translated from the exons ATGTCTGATGGGTATTACAATTCGAAGAAGACTGATGATATATGTGAAGACGTTTGTGGCCGG CAGGCCTCCGGTGTAGCTTTGAGCATGTCAAGACTGAAGTGTATTTTGCGAGGGTTGGATTTGAAGACCTATGTATTCTTGTTTGTGGTTGTTCCATTAGGATTGTTTGGATTGTATTTGCATGGCCAGAAGATCTCCTATTTCCTAAGACCATTATGGGAATCTCCTCCAAAGCCCTTTCAGATAATTCCTCACTACTATCATGAGAATGTTTCAATGGAGACTCTTTGCAGGCTTCACGGGTGGGGGATTCGTGAATCACCTAGACGAGTTTTTGATGCAGTTCTATTCAGTAATGAAGTAGATATTCTTACAATTCGATGGAAGGAATTGTATCCTCACATAACTCAGTTTGTACTTCTTGAATCAAACTCAACGTTCACTGGCCTACCCAAACCATTGGTCTTTGGTAGTAATCGGGATAAGTTCAAATTTATAGAGTCCCGTTTGACTTATGGGACAATTGGGGGGAGATTTAGGAAAGGGGAAAACCCCTTTGTGGAAGAGGCCTATCAGCGAGTAGTACTGGACCAGCTTATTAGAATAGCAGGTATAGAAGATGATGACTTGTTGATAATGTCTGATGTTGATGAGATCCCTAGTGCTCACACAATTAATCTCTTGAGGTGGTGTGATGACATCCCACCTATCCTTCATCTTCAGCTGAGAAATTACTTGTACTCTTTTGAGTATTATGTAGATAACAAGAGCTGGCGTGCTTCAGTTCATAACTACAGGACAGGGAAAACTAGATATGCTCATTATCGCCAGGCTGATGTCCTCTTGTCAGATTCAGGTTGGCATTGCAGCTTTTGTTTTCGATACATTAGTGACTTCATATTTAAGATGAAAGCTTACAGTCATTATGATCGGGTGAGATTCTCTCATTACTTGAACCCCAAAAGGGTTCAGGATGTGATTTGTAAAGGGGCTGACTTATTTGATATGCTTCCTGAGGAATACACATTTAAGGAGATCATAGGGAAAATGGGTCCTATTCCTCATTCTTACTCAGCAGTTCACCTTCCTTCGTATTTATTGAATAATGCTGATAAATACAAATATCTCTTGCCTGGTAACTGCCAGCGAGAACGTGGCTGA
- the LOC110673072 gene encoding uncharacterized protein LOC110673072 isoform X2, producing the protein MSDGYYNSKKTDDICEDVCGRASGVALSMSRLKCILRGLDLKTYVFLFVVVPLGLFGLYLHGQKISYFLRPLWESPPKPFQIIPHYYHENVSMETLCRLHGWGIRESPRRVFDAVLFSNEVDILTIRWKELYPHITQFVLLESNSTFTGLPKPLVFGSNRDKFKFIESRLTYGTIGGRFRKGENPFVEEAYQRVVLDQLIRIAGIEDDDLLIMSDVDEIPSAHTINLLRWCDDIPPILHLQLRNYLYSFEYYVDNKSWRASVHNYRTGKTRYAHYRQADVLLSDSGWHCSFCFRYISDFIFKMKAYSHYDRVRFSHYLNPKRVQDVICKGADLFDMLPEEYTFKEIIGKMGPIPHSYSAVHLPSYLLNNADKYKYLLPGNCQRERG; encoded by the exons ATGTCTGATGGGTATTACAATTCGAAGAAGACTGATGATATATGTGAAGACGTTTGTGGCCGG GCCTCCGGTGTAGCTTTGAGCATGTCAAGACTGAAGTGTATTTTGCGAGGGTTGGATTTGAAGACCTATGTATTCTTGTTTGTGGTTGTTCCATTAGGATTGTTTGGATTGTATTTGCATGGCCAGAAGATCTCCTATTTCCTAAGACCATTATGGGAATCTCCTCCAAAGCCCTTTCAGATAATTCCTCACTACTATCATGAGAATGTTTCAATGGAGACTCTTTGCAGGCTTCACGGGTGGGGGATTCGTGAATCACCTAGACGAGTTTTTGATGCAGTTCTATTCAGTAATGAAGTAGATATTCTTACAATTCGATGGAAGGAATTGTATCCTCACATAACTCAGTTTGTACTTCTTGAATCAAACTCAACGTTCACTGGCCTACCCAAACCATTGGTCTTTGGTAGTAATCGGGATAAGTTCAAATTTATAGAGTCCCGTTTGACTTATGGGACAATTGGGGGGAGATTTAGGAAAGGGGAAAACCCCTTTGTGGAAGAGGCCTATCAGCGAGTAGTACTGGACCAGCTTATTAGAATAGCAGGTATAGAAGATGATGACTTGTTGATAATGTCTGATGTTGATGAGATCCCTAGTGCTCACACAATTAATCTCTTGAGGTGGTGTGATGACATCCCACCTATCCTTCATCTTCAGCTGAGAAATTACTTGTACTCTTTTGAGTATTATGTAGATAACAAGAGCTGGCGTGCTTCAGTTCATAACTACAGGACAGGGAAAACTAGATATGCTCATTATCGCCAGGCTGATGTCCTCTTGTCAGATTCAGGTTGGCATTGCAGCTTTTGTTTTCGATACATTAGTGACTTCATATTTAAGATGAAAGCTTACAGTCATTATGATCGGGTGAGATTCTCTCATTACTTGAACCCCAAAAGGGTTCAGGATGTGATTTGTAAAGGGGCTGACTTATTTGATATGCTTCCTGAGGAATACACATTTAAGGAGATCATAGGGAAAATGGGTCCTATTCCTCATTCTTACTCAGCAGTTCACCTTCCTTCGTATTTATTGAATAATGCTGATAAATACAAATATCTCTTGCCTGGTAACTGCCAGCGAGAACGTGGCTGA